TTACGGTGCAAACAGAATAACATTTGATATGGTGGCTGACGCCATAGCCGAGTTTGAAAAGGCATTAATAACCCCTAACAGTAAATTTGACAGATACCTCAGGGGTGAGATACAGCTATCACAGGAAGAATTAGAAGGATACAAACTATTTAAAAAATTAGGTTGTGTGAGCTGTCACAACGGTATAAACCTTGGGGGAAATTCATTTCAGAAGGTTGGCGTGATCAAAGAATATCCATGGAAACCTGACAACCCAGATAGATATCGGATAACCAAGAATGAGTTTGATAAAAATGTTTACAGGGTTCCTGTCCTCAGGAATATAGACTGCACATATCCGTATTTTCACGACGGAAGCGTAAAAACCCTTGAAGAAGCTGTTCAGGTAATGGCTTACTATAATCTTGGCTTTAAACTACCCGAAAATGAACTTAAGAAGATTATTGCCTTCTTAAAAACTTTAAGGGGAGAACTGCCTGAAATCCTAAGAGGAGAGTAGTGAAAAAACTATACATCGTAATATTTCTTGCAATACTGGTAACGATAGGGCTTATAATATTCAACCAGTTCACAAAACAGTTTGTTGAAGTTTCATCGTATACACTGGACAAAATAAAAGATATAGAAAAAGGAGAATACAAAATAGAAAGTAACATACTAAAAAGCAGTTTTTATTTGTATTACAATTACGATAATATCTACAGATCAATCGAAGAGATAAAAAAAGATCTAAAAGTTCTCAAAGAAGAACATCTTAAAAATCCTTTTCACTCAGGCTCATATAAGATACTTGAAGATTACGAAAAGGAATTTGATAAAAAAATAAGAGCCATAGAAGAATTTGAAACTTTAAATTCCCTTATCAAAAACTCCCAGATATACATTCCGTCCCTCGCATTAAAATATTTTAAACTCACAAAAAAACCAGATATAGAATACTTTATTACCATAAATAGAGTTATATCAACCATTTTTATACTGAAAAATAGCCACGACAGAGCATTCTTGAACGACCTACAAAAAGATATACAAATCCTTAAAAAATATAGATTTAACGATCCTGACCTCCAGAACTTCCATGAGGTTTTCCTTTCTCACCTGAATGTTTTTGCACAAAACTTTCCCATTTATTACCAGAAACTCCAGTTTATCCTTGAAAAAAGCAGGGACAAAAAACTTATAAACAAGCTAAAAGAAAAGTTCATTCAGGAAACAAATGAGGAATCAAAAATTGTTACAGCTTTCTCTGCCGGTGCCACAGGTTTGTTTCTGACTGTTCTGGGTTATCTTGCTTATCTACTTGTTAAACTTGAGATGAACAACAGAATGTTAAAAAAACTTCAGGAAAATCTTGAGATAAAAATGATAACAGACGAGCTGACCGGCTTACCTAACAGAAGGGCATTTTTTATTAAAGAGCAGAACTACAAAGAACCTACATTTATACTGGTGAATATAGACAACTTCAAGCATATAAATGATCTTTACGGTTCTGATTTTGGGGATACTCTCCTTGTTCAGCTTGGAAGCCTGATAAAAAAGTTCTTTGAGGAAGAAAACATAAAAGCAGAAGTATTCAGGCTGGGTGCAGACGACTTTGGAGTGCTTTATGAAAACCTCAGGGATAAAACGGTTCAGATAGTTGAAAAACTGATAAAATCCATAGAAAACCACCTGTTTGTTATCAAAAGTATAGATAAAGAAAAAAATATAGAGATAGAGCTTAATATTGATGTTTCGGTAGGCGTCTCTTACGAAAAACCCCTGCTTGAAAAGGCTGATATGGTCTTAAAATACGTCAAAAAAAGAAGAGAAAAATACATGATTTACTCCCCAGACCTGAATCTTGCCAAGATTATTGAGGACAACCTGAGAATACTGGGTGTAATCAAGTATGCGATAAACAACAACAAAATAAAACTTTTTTTCCAGCCGATATTTGACAACAAAACAGGAAAAATAGCAAAATATGAATGCCTTGTAAGAATAGAGGATCAAAACGGAAACATAATATCACCTATGTTTTTCCTTCCGATAGCAAAAGAATCAAAATATTACGGAACAATAACAAAGACTGTCATACAAAAGGCTTTTGACAGGTTCAGAAATACAGATGCTGAATTTTCAATAAACCTATCAAGTGAAGACATGACAGACAAAGAGATAGTAAATTACATCTACTCTGTCTTGGAAAAAGAACCTGACATAGCAAGGAGGGTAACCTTTGAAATACTTGAAAGTGAAAGTATAAAAAATTACGAAACGATATACACATTTGTTAAAAATATAAAAAATCTTAAAGCTAAAATAGCTATAGATGACTTTGGAAGCGGATACTCCAACTACTCCCACATAGTAAACCTTGAGCCTGACTACATAAAAATTGATGGATCATTGATAAAACAGCTTCCTTATGACCTTTATGTTCAGATAATAGTATCAACAATTGTAGATTTTTCTAAAAAATTAGGTATAAGGACTGTTGCTGAGTATGTCTACAACGAGGACGTTTATATGATGGTAAAAAGTATGGGGATAGATTACTCACAGGGCTACTTCCTTGGAAAACCATCAGAAAAATGTTGCATTAAAAAGAATATAAATTAAATTTAGATAAATTGTTGTAGAATATTAAAAAAACAGAGGTCAGTAATGATAAAGTTTAATCAGTATCTTAAGGAAAAATACGGAGGCAGAATTCAGAAAATATCAATAGATGCCGGTTTTTCCTGCCCAAACAGAGACGGTAATGTTGCCTTCGGAGGCTGCACATTCTGCAACAACACATCTTTCAGCCCATATGCGATGTCAGAAAAAACTGTTGAAGAACAGATAGAAAAATCAATACAGTTCTACACCAAAAGGTTCAAAAACATAAAAGGATACATAGCTTACTTTCAGGCATTTTCTAACACTTACGCCCCTGTTGAAAAGCTAAAAGAGATATACGACAAAGCAATGGAATATGATCAGATGATAGGAATGTCAATAGGAACAAGACCTGATGTAGTTCCTGAACCTGTCCTTGATCTTATAGCAACATACACGACTGAAAAACCTGAGATCTGGATAGAGTACGGTCTTCAGACGGCAAACATAAAAACCCTTAGAAACATAAACAGAGGTCACGGAGTTTCTGAGTTTGTTGATGCTGTTTTGAGAACCAAAAAAAGACCGGGGATAAAGGTTTGTGCCCACATAATAGTTGGTCTTCCGGGAGATGAGTATGAAGATTACATAGAAACGGCAAAGCTAATAGCAGTCCTTCCTATAGACGGCATCAAAATCCACCCCCTTCATGTTGTAAAGCACACAGTCATGGCAAGGCAGTTTGCAAATGGTGAGTTTGGTGTTCTTGAGCTTGAAGAATATGCAAAAATAGTTGCAGACATTCTGGAGGTTCTTCCTGACGATATAATAGTCCAGAGATTAACAGGGGAAGCCTCAGATGATGAGCTTATAGCACCTGAGTGGTGTTCATCAAAAAGAAAGATGGACGTTCTTAAGGCTATTGAACAGGCTGTAGAAAAGAAAAAAGAGGAAAAAAACCTCCTTAAGATCTAACTTAGCTCTTTCAGTATTTTGTGGGACAGAAGTATAGAGGCTGTTTTATCAAGATAATCATTTGAGTTTCCACATTTTGGGGAGTATATGCAGGAAGGACAGCCTGATACACATCTGCATCTTGATATCCCTTTGTAAGTGCTTTCCATCATCTCTTTAAGCCTTTTGAAACCTATCTCAGAATAACCTACTCCCCCTTCGTATCCGTCGTATATAAATATGGTTGGTTTTCCAGTCTGGGGGAAAAATGGTGTTGAAAGTCCCCCTATATCCCATCTGTCATTCATCGCAAAAAGGGGGTATATACCTATCAGAGCATGCTCAACACCGTGTAAACCGCCTAAGAAACCGTTTTTGCCCTCTTTTATCCTTTTTGTTATCTCTTTAAACTGCTCTTTTTCTTTATCACTCAGTTTCATATACACGGTCTGGAATGCTTTTATCACATTGTTAAGAAGATCTAAATCCATTTTCTTTCTAAGCATTAAAAGATTTTCAAAAACTATATCTCTGTAAACAAACTCCCCCTTATAAAGCCTTCCCTTTTCCTGTATAAAACTGTTTAAGATCCTGAGATTATGTTTTATGTTTCTGTGAATTATCTCTTCTTCCCACTCAGGGGGCATAGTCCACCAGAATGCAACGGTCTCAAACTCCCTTGAGATATAGTTCTCCTCAGGAAAGATATGATCCCCCATCTTTTCTTCATTTTCCATATCCCTCATTGAATAACCTAAAACTGTTGTTTTAACATTTACCTTTCCTTTGAATATTTCTATTTTCCCCTCTTTTTTTGCTTGATCAACACTCAAAATATCAATAAAAGACTCTTTTAGAGGCTCTGTCAGGTAAGATACATTACTTTTCACAACATAAACGGCTCTTTCTTCTTTGTCTATCTGCTCAACGACATACTTTTCTCCGTTGTGAATATAAACAGCTCCCGGATAAGCCTCATAGGGAAGAATATCCTCCGATATATCCCCAACAACCTTCCCTGTAACAGAATCTGTTATCACAAAACTTTCGCCTGCCGATCTTATGCTGAAAGGCTGTTGCTTTGATGCATAAAGTTTGTTGTTTGCAAATCTCAGCTTTTTCTCCCTGTAAAGCTCCCTTGCCACCTCTTTTTCAGTTTCTGAAAGCTCATTAATCCTGATAGGAAGTTCAAAAGCCATAACAGGAATATGCTTTTTCAGAATGTACCTGTTTTCAGGGTTTATCACAGGTTCTTCCATCTGCCTGTAAAAAAGCTCTTCAGGATTTTTTACAAAATACTGGTCAAGGGCGTCCCTTTTGGGAATTAGTATGTTGTAAGCTTTTCTATCCCTTCTTCCTGCTCTTCCAAACCTCTGCCACAGCTGTGCCAGTGTTCCTGGGTATCCAACAAGGATACAGCTTTCCAGATCCCCAACATCTATTCCCATCTCCAGGGCACTTGTTGAAACAACCGCAAGAATATTCCTTGTCATAAGCTTAAACTCAATCTCCCTCCTCTCCTCAGGTGTGTATCCTGATCTGTAGGGGCTAACCTTATCTACAAGATCTTCCCTGCCCCTTTTTATAAGGGCATCTTTTATCCTGAGAGACAAAAGCTCTGCCTCTTTTCTGCTGTCCACAAATATTATGGTTGATATATCCTGAATAACAAAGTTTGCCACCATCTCAGACAGCTCTGATTTTTTCATACCTCTGAATATCTTTATCTGTCTTTCAGGTAAGGGAGCTCCTGATTTTGATATCTCAAAAACATCTTCTCCTATCAGTTTTGATGCAAATTCAGAAGGGTTGTGTATCGTTGCAGAGTTCATAATAAAAACAGGCTTTTTTGTTCTGTAAAAGGACACAATTCTTTTAAGTCTTCTTATGATGTTTGAGATGTGGGAACCAAGAACCCCTCTGTAGGCATGTATCTCATCAAGCACAACAAAATCAAGATCCTCAAAAAATGATGACCAGCCTGTATGGTAAGGAAGTATTCCTGCATTCAGCATGTCAGGTGTTGTTATAAGAAAGTTTGGGGGATCCCTTTTTATTTCTAATCTTTTTTCTTTTGGCGTGTCCCCATCATAAACATCAACCGTTGCATCAATCTGTGTCTCAAATATTATGTCCATAATTTTACCATACTGATCCCTTGCAAGGGCTTTAAGGGGAAAAACAACAAGAGCTTTTGTTTGGGGGGTCTGGTTCATTTTTTCAAGAACAGAAAGGATGTAAACAAGAGATTTCCCTGATGCTGTCGGCGTTGTCAGAACTACATTTTTCCCTTCAGACGCAAGTTTTAGCCCTTCAGCCTGATGTGAATACAGTTTTATGCCTTTCCTGTTCATAAAATCCTTTATTTTTTTACTTTTAAAATCAAAATTTCCGTAAACAGGCTGAAGTGGAGGCAGAGTCTTAGAGTATGCTATTTTGTTTTTATACTGTCTTATTATCTCCATAAGAAAAAATATATAACACTCCTTTTTCTATTCCAGCTGAATGTTCATTTTTATCTCTTTGCCGTTTCTTTTTACCACTATCTCATTTTCTCCTTGTGAGAAGAAAAGCTCTATCTTAAGATCAATAATATCATTTATCTGTCTGCCGTTAAACCGGATAATAGTATCTCCCTTTTTAATTCCTGCTTTTTCTGCTGGAGAGCCTTTTACTACTTTATCAACCTTCAGTCCTTTTCCTGTTTCCTCAACATAAACGCCTATTTTCCTTTCTTTCTCTCCTGTAAGATGTGCAGTGTAAATCATATAATCACTTATACCCTTTTTAAGCTGATCGTCCATAAGAATAGTTAATCCCTTTTCTCCTGTCCTTCTTTCAACCCTTGATGGTATTCCGTATCTGTATCTTATATGTCCTCCTCCTGCAAGGATTATCAGTTTTCTGTCAGGATTTTTTGTTATATACTTTGATGCTGTTTGTGCCATAGTTTCGTCCCAAATAATCTGGGACTGTAAAAAGCTTGAGAACTTTTTCTTTTTTGTGACGCTGCTGCCATGTTCTGCAAAAATATCCTTTAGATACTCAATATAACCAAAGTTAACAAAATCCATATCTTCAGGGAGTTTTTTTATCTCTTCTTTTGACAGACTTTCTATACCTTTTTGAGATACTTTTCTGACAATATCCCTATCAGCGTTTAAAGCTATAATAGGTACCCCTTTTTCCTTGCAAAACTGAATTATAGGTCTGTAAAGATGGTAATTGTACTTCCACGCCTTGTAGTATTCAGACTCTTTTAAAAATGTTTTCTCATCTATCTCCCCCCTCAGATATCTGTCAATAACATTTTGTTTTGATCTCTGGAACATCTCCATACCGATAGCTATCTTAGGATATTTTTCATAAAGAGCCTTTATAATATTAAGCTGCATTGCATGGTTTGAGAACATAGTGTGCTGCTCTCCTATATAGATTACCCTGTGACTTAGGGCATCATTTACCATGTCTACAAATTTTTTAATCCCGTCCTCAGATACAATCTCTGCTTTCTGTCTTACCTTCAGCTTTATCCCATTCTGGTAATTTTTGATCTTTTTATCTGTTATCCGGAAGCCTTCAAATACTATCTTTGAGTATTTTCCGTAATGTTTTATCCTTCCTATTACCATCTTTGCCTGCATCACAGATTTTAGATTAAATACAGTTACAACATTTCTGTCTCCAAAAGGATTTTTGAAAACCTCAACATAAGAGTTTTTTTGTGGAAGATTTTTCCCGAAAATCCTTTTTACAACTGGGTTGTCTCCACCTAAGATCACAACATTTTTGTTGTAGATGTCGCTGTAAGAAAACTGATCAGGATTTTTCAAAACCCCATCCCTGTAATAACCTGATATAGGAACATAAACCATATTGTCCTGAGAATAAACAACGGCGTTTTTGTCTGCAAGTGTGAAGTACACGACAGGATTTATCTCCTCCCACTGAAGGTCTCTAAAAATCTGGTAATCCTTATCAACATAAACCTCAAGAGGCTCATCGTCTGTTGTCAGTTCTAATGTCTGCTCTTTTTTGCTTATCCAGAAGGTTTTTTTCTCAATACCTATGTATGTTTTCACAAATACATTTAGCTTCAGTCTGTAAGGCTTTTTTTGTTTTACACTGATCTTTATATGAAAACCGTCATCTTTTAGTGAGTGATCCTCTACAGAAACATCAAGCTGTGGCATTCCTGCCCTGTTAACCCACTGCTCAAAAAACCACAGATAATCATCGTCTGTTATCCGGTTGATAATATTTTTTATATCTTCCCATGATGCTCTTTTAAATCTATAGTTGGTGTAAAGCTGTGATAAAAACTCTGTAAATCTCTCTTTACCTATAATCTCTTCAAGCATGTAAAAAACCATCATAGTTTTGCCGTAACCAATCGCCTCTGACCTTTTATCAGTTTTTCCCCGAAAATCTTTTAAAGGATAATCAGGCTTTCCGTAAGCGAGGTATTTCAGTATCGTATTTTTCCTGTATTGTTTTTTATCCTCTGAGTAGTAGTAATCAGATAAATATGTGGTTAGACCCTCAGCCCAGTTTCCATTCTGGTCATCTACATATACTGAACAGCCGAACCACTGGTGGAGGATCTCATGGGGAAGGGAACTGTTTATAACAAACGGAAATCTTATTATCCTCTGTCCTATAAGGGTAAATGTGGGCATTGAGTAGCCTGTTGGAAAAAAATTCTCAACAACAGCAAATCTCTTGTAAGGGAACTTTCCTATCCTTTTTTCATATTCCTTTATATACTGGACTGTTTTGTCTAAAAATTTTTCTGACAGATCCTTATCCCTTTCAAAAAAGTAAGTCTGAACTTTTATTCCGTTATACTCTTTTTCCTGAACGATCCATTTTTTTGTTCCTATTAGATGGATACGCTCAAGGGGATAAGGAAACTCAAATGAGTAAACAGATCTGTTATCTCTGTTTTCAATCTTCCAGTTTTCTGCCTCAGAAACAAGGACAAAACCTTTATCTATATCAACCCTGAGTCTGTAAAAGGCAAGTTTGTCAATAAATGGATACCAGTTGTTCAGCAGGCTTACAGCCTCATCAGTTATAATATCCTGTGAGTTGTAATCCTGAAATTTTGCAGAGTAGATGATGGTTAGATCTTTTTCTGGCGTTATTTTCAGGCTGTAAATACCTCTATCTACAGGGAGTTTTTTCTTCCCGTAAAGGACAGCCTGAACATCAAGCCCATTTGTGTAAACTTTTATGTTTACTGGACTGTCTGTTTTTACTGTTGCCGCTGCCTTTAATGAGCTGTTTTTCGTGTCAATAGATACATCAAGGATATAGTTTATCTGGGCGTAGGATAGACCTATGTAAGAAAGAAAAGCCAAAAGAAAAGATATAATTATTCTCATTGTTTTTTTCCTTCCCTCTGATTAGTTTTATAATTATTCTAACCTTAAAAAATGAAATGGTGATGAAATGGGAATAAAAGTTGTTGCAACTAACAAAAATGCTTACCACAACTATAACATATTAGAAACATATGAAGCCGGTATTGTCCTTGAAGGATCGGAAGTAAAGTCTATTAGAGAAGGCTCAGTTAACCTGAGGGACTCGTTTATCAGGATAGATAACGGGGAAGCCTTTATTTACAACATGTATATAGCCCCTTACAAACCTGCAGCAAAGCTCCAGCATGATCCCTACAGAAAAAGAAAACTCCTTCTCCACAAAAGGGAAATTCTGAAACTGATGGGAAAGGTTCAGGAAAAGGGTTTGACCTTAATTCCCCTTAAACTATATTTTAAAAATGGAAAGGCAAAACTTGAGATAGCCCTTGCAAAAGGAAAAGCAAAGTATGAAAAGAGAGAGGCTATTAAAGAAAGGGACATAAAGAGAGAACTATCTAAAAAATACAAAGGAAGGATCAAGCTGTGAATATAAAAGAGATAAAAGAGCTTGCTAAAAGGTTTACTCCAGAGGAGATTGAGCTGTGCATTGATCAGACATTAAAAATAGGAAAACCTACACTGAAAGGGTGTGAGGTCTCTGGAGATATAATAGAAATTCTCAACACACTTGCAAAGGCTGAAACTGTTAGAGAGCTTATGGAACAGGGAATGACAGAGGTTGAAGCTATAAGAGAGCTTGCAAGAAGAATAAGAAAAATTCAGGGGGCTGAAAAATGAATATAAAAGAGATTAAAGAGCTTTCGTTGAAGTTTACAAAAGAACAGCTTGAGCTGTGTATTCTCCAGACGATGCAAGATGGAAAAAATGAGTGTGAAATAGATGGGGAGGTTATGGAGGTTGTTAACACACTTGCAAAGGCACAGACGGTAAGGGAGCTGATGGATCAGGGTATGAGCCAGATGGAAGCTATAAGAGAGCTTGCAAGAAGGATAAGACAGGTTCAGGGAGCTGAAAAATGAGAAAAATCTTCCTGATATTTTTTGTTCTGTCTGTCGGTTCTGCCTTTGGAGGAGATGCGAAACTTTTAAAAGAAGCAAGAAAATACTTCTCGCCTATTCCTGATCTTTTTCCATCAGATACAAATCCTCTCACCCCTGAAAAAATAAAACTTGGGAAGATACTGTTTTACGAAAAAAGGATATCAATTGATGGAACAACAAGCTGTGCAAAATGCCACCCAATCGGTTATTACGGCACAGACCGACTTCCAAAATCAAAGGGAAATTTTTCCAAAGAAAACCCAAGAAATGCTCCAACTGTGTTTAACTCTGCTGGACAGATAGCACAGCACTGGAGAGGTGACAGAAGAGATGTTGAAGATCAGGCAAAAAGGGCATTACTTGGAAAAGGCTCTTTTGGAGCTCTTTCTTATAAATGGGTAGAAGACAGGCTAAAAGAGATAAAAGGATACAAAAAGCTTTTTAAAGAGGCTTTTCCTGAAGACAAAGATCCTGTTAACGTGGACAATTTTGCAAAAGCTGTAGGAGCATGGGAAAGAACATTAACAACTCCATCAAGATTTGATAGATTTTTAAAAGGTCATCTTGATGCACTTTCTAAAGAAGAAAAAGAAGGATTAAAAGAGTTTATAAAGGTAGGTTGTGTAAGCTGCCATTCTGGAACTCTTGTAGGAGGAAACTCTTACCAGAAATTTGGTATTTTAGAACCATACTGGAAATACACAAAAAGTAAAAAAGTAGATTATGGAAGATACAATATAACAAAAAAAGATGAAGATAAATATGTTTTTAAGGTGCCACCTTTAAGAAATGTAGAAAAAACATCTCCTTATTTTCATGACGGCTCAGTTAAAGATCTTAAAAAGGCTATATGGATAATGGGAAAAGTTCAGCTTGGAAAAGAACTCAGTGATAAGCAGGTTTCTCTTATAGAAGCATTTTTAAAAAGTTTAACAGGAAAACTTTCTGAAGATATAAAAACCCTACCTGTTATGCCTTAGGAGGTAAAAATGAAAAAAATAATATTAGGTATCGTAGGGGCAGGTTTGTTGCTTTCAGGCTGCACAAAACAGGCTTATGAAGGTGCTGTTGTTGGGGGAGCTGCCGGATCTGCTGTTGGGGCTATACTTGATGAGGAAAATCCGTGGAGAGGAGCTTTTATCGGCGGTGTAATCGGTGCTGTCGTTACAGGAACGATCGTTGAGATATCATCAAGGGCTGCTGAGGAATGTGTAGAATACGACAGACCTGTGGTTTACAGATGTCACAGATGCAGGGAAAACATAATAATCAGGGCTGTTCCCGGAAGGTGGATCGGAAGATGCAGAATGGTAAAGATAAAGTATTTCAAAGGAAACAGACTTATCAAAGTTAAAGAGAAGAAGGTTTGTGTAAAAAAGGCTCCTCCATTTAGAAAAGGCTGGGGTCATAGACACTGATTATATTTTAACAACCATACAGGTTGTTGCCTTTTTCACACCTTTTATTCCATGAATATCCCTTATAACAACCTTTCCTATCTCGTTCTGATCTTCACCTTCAAGAAAAATTATTATGTCATAAATCCCTGTGACAACATCAGCAGACTTTACATTCTCTATCTTGGCAAGCTCTTCCATTATGTAAGGAATATCTGGAGGATTTGCCTCAATAAGCACATAAGCTGTTGATTTGTCTTTGATTTCTATCTCTTTCAAAAGCTGTGAAAAAGGAATAGGAGTTTCATTGAGCTGTTCTTCCATCTGTCTACCTCTTATTTAAGATTTTTCTTTGCTCCTTCTATTGCACCGATTATAGCACCTTCAAGAACTGCAAAGGTTTTTTTGATAATATCTTCTGTCTCATCAAGTATTTTAACAACTGTTTCTTTTTTCATCATCTCTGTAGGCGACTTTGGAAC
This portion of the Persephonella sp. genome encodes:
- a CDS encoding Lrp/AsnC ligand binding domain-containing protein, which gives rise to MEEQLNETPIPFSQLLKEIEIKDKSTAYVLIEANPPDIPYIMEELAKIENVKSADVVTGIYDIIIFLEGEDQNEIGKVVIRDIHGIKGVKKATTCMVVKI
- a CDS encoding ATP-dependent protease, translating into MAEKKKEEKKKMEEEVNIEVIKQDLERLKQDLERLKLKTVPKSPTEMMKKETVVKILDETEDIIKKTFAVLEGAIIGAIEGAKKNLK
- a CDS encoding YMGG-like glycine zipper-containing protein — translated: MKKIILGIVGAGLLLSGCTKQAYEGAVVGGAAGSAVGAILDEENPWRGAFIGGVIGAVVTGTIVEISSRAAEECVEYDRPVVYRCHRCRENIIIRAVPGRWIGRCRMVKIKYFKGNRLIKVKEKKVCVKKAPPFRKGWGHRH